In one window of Prionailurus bengalensis isolate Pbe53 chromosome B3, Fcat_Pben_1.1_paternal_pri, whole genome shotgun sequence DNA:
- the SLC24A5 gene encoding sodium/potassium/calcium exchanger 5, translating to MQTEGGQRWARRALLLGVLWATAHLPSSGAPLPRRLLRATGNSTQCIVPPSLEFPEGFFTKQERTDGGIVIYFLIILYMFMAVSIVCDEYFLPSLEIISESLGLSQDVAGATFMAAGSSAPELVTAFLGVFITKGDIGISTILGSAMYNLFGICAACGLLSNVASTLSCWPLFRDCAAYAISVAAVLGIIFDNQVYWYEGTLLLLIYGLYVLVLCFDIKVNQYIIKKFSPCCTCLAETTERRSEQEPLMGWEDEGQPLIRRQSRTDSGIFHDDSGYSQLPLSLHGLSQVSEDPPSVFNMPEADLKRIFWVLSLPIITLLFLTTPDCRRKFWKNYFMITFFVSALWISAFTYILVWMVTITGETLEIPDTVMGLTLLAAGTSLPDTIASVLVARKGKGDMAMSNIVGSNVFDMLCLGVPWFIKTAFINASAPIEVNSRGLTYITISLNISIIFLFSAVHFNGWKLDRKLGVVCLLLYLGITTLSVLYELGIIGNNKIRGCGG from the exons ATGCAGACCGAAGGGGGCCAACGGTGGGCAAGAAGGGCTCTGCTCCTCGGCGTCCTCTGGGCCACCGCACACTTGCCTTCTTCAGGTGCACCCTTGCCCCGGCGTCTCCTGAGGGCCACAG GAAATAGCACCCAATGCATTGTACCTCCATCCCTGGAATTTCCTGAAGGGTTTTTCACAAAACAGGAGCGCACAGATGGAGGCATTGTAATCTACTTCCTAATTATCCTGTACATGTTCATGGCCGTGTCTATTGTCTGTGATGAGTACTTCCTACCCTCCCTGGAAATCATCAGCGAAT CCCTTGGACTGTCTCAGGATGTTGCAGGTGCAACTTTTATGGCAGCCGGTAGTTCAGCTCCTGAGCTGGTTACTGCTTTCCTGG GTGTATTTATCACAAAGGGAGACATTGGCATTAGCACCATTCTTGGATCTGCAATGTATAACCTCTTTGGCATCTGTGCAGCTTGTGGCTTACTATCTAATGTG GCCTCAACGCTATCATGTTGGCCCTTATTCAGAGACTGTGCAGCATATGCAATTAGTGTAGCTGCAGTTCTTGGCATAATATTCGACAACCAAGTTTACTG GTATGAAGGAACTTTACTGCTTTTGATATATGGATTATATGTTTTGGTGCTGTGTTTTGACATTAAAGTTAACCAATATATTATAAAGAAATTCAGCCCTTGCTGCACTTGTCTTGCCGAAACTACGGAGAGGAGAAGTGAGCAAGAACCACTGATGGGATGGGAAGACGAGGGTCAGCCACTCATCCGTCGGCAATCAAGAACTGACAGTGGGATTTTTCATGACGATTCTGGCTACTCTCAGCTTCCTTTAAGTTTACATGGTCTTAGTCAGGTTTCTGAAG ATCCACCAAGTGTTTTCAACATGCCTGAAGcagacttaaaaagaattttttgggTACTATCCCTTCCTATCATTACCTTACTTTTTCTAACCACACCAGACTGTAGAAGAAAGTTTTGGAAAAATTACTTTATGATAACCTTTTTCGTGTCAGCACTATGGATATCCGCATTTACATATATCCTGGTTTGGATGGTCACAATAACTG GGGAAACATTAGAAATTCCAGACACAGTAATGGGCCTTACTTTATTAGCAGCAGGAACAAGCCTGCCAGACACGATTGCCAGTGTGTTGGTTGCAAGAAAAG gcAAAGGAGATATGGCTATGTCTAACATCGTGGGATCCAATGTGTTTGATATGCTGTGCCTAGGTGTTCCATGGTTTATTAAAACTGCATTTATAAATGCATCAGCTCCTATAGAAGTGAACAGCAGAGGACTAACTTACATAACCATCTCTCtcaacatttctattattttccttttttcagcaGTTCACTTCAATGGCTGGAAACTAGACAGAAAGCTGGGAGTAGTCTGCCTATTATTATACTTGGGGATTACCACATTATCGGTTCTATATGAACTTGGAATCAtcggaaataataaaataaggggcTGTGGAGGTTGA